In bacterium, the following are encoded in one genomic region:
- a CDS encoding type Z 30S ribosomal protein S14, with translation MAKKSVVARALKPPKFSTRIVRRCFRCGRRRGFMRTFGVCRICFRELAAKGEIPGVKKSSW, from the coding sequence ATGGCTAAGAAATCAGTGGTAGCGCGGGCCCTAAAACCGCCGAAGTTTTCTACCCGGATTGTCCGCCGTTGTTTCCGTTGCGGCCGCCGCAGGGGATTTATGCGAACCTTTGGAGTTTGCAGGATCTGTTTCCGAGAATTAGCGGCTAAAGGAGAAATTCCGGGAGTTAAGAAGTCTTCCTGGTAA
- the rpsH gene encoding 30S ribosomal protein S8, whose product MLNNLLITIKNAQKARKEAVKLPYSNFDFAIAEILAKRGFVESVAKKGRMPKRIIEVKIKYDANGLGAITGIKVLSKPSRRLYSGYAELRAVKQGYGVSIVSTSKGVMTSSEARKQKVGGQLLFEIW is encoded by the coding sequence ATGTTAAACAATCTTTTAATTACAATTAAAAACGCCCAGAAAGCACGGAAGGAAGCCGTGAAATTACCGTACTCCAATTTTGACTTTGCAATCGCGGAAATTTTGGCGAAAAGAGGTTTTGTGGAAAGCGTCGCTAAAAAAGGCCGCATGCCGAAAAGAATAATTGAAGTAAAGATTAAATATGATGCTAACGGGCTAGGAGCAATCACCGGCATCAAAGTATTGAGCAAGCCATCCCGCCGCTTATATTCCGGCTACGCCGAGTTAAGAGCCGTTAAGCAGGGCTACGGTGTTTCTATTGTATCCACCTCAAAAGGAGTTATGACTTCCTCTGAAGCCAGAAAACAGAAAGTCGGCGGTCAATTACTATTTGAGATCTGGTAG
- the rplF gene encoding 50S ribosomal protein L6, with translation MSKLAKKPIIVPADVEAKLADGFLRFSGKEGKLSVKVLPYVSAELKDGQITLKLENAIKQGRANIGTLAALIKNSIAGVSAGFVKILEMEGIGFKASMEGTTIVLTVGFSHPVKYIPPDGVKVVVEKNVIKVSGADRALVGLAASKIRKVHPPEPYKGKGIHYKGEVVRRKAGKKVAGAGTAA, from the coding sequence ATGTCTAAATTAGCTAAAAAACCAATAATCGTTCCGGCAGATGTAGAAGCCAAATTGGCCGACGGGTTTTTGCGATTTTCCGGAAAAGAAGGAAAATTATCAGTAAAAGTTCTTCCTTATGTATCTGCTGAATTGAAAGATGGTCAGATAACTTTGAAATTGGAAAATGCCATCAAGCAGGGCCGCGCCAACATCGGCACGCTGGCGGCTTTGATAAAAAATTCGATTGCCGGTGTCAGCGCCGGATTCGTTAAAATTTTAGAAATGGAAGGCATCGGCTTTAAGGCCAGCATGGAAGGAACAACCATAGTTCTGACCGTAGGATTCTCTCATCCTGTAAAATATATTCCGCCTGACGGAGTAAAGGTGGTGGTAGAGAAAAATGTAATCAAAGTTTCCGGAGCCGACCGAGCCTTAGTTGGCTTGGCTGCGTCAAAGATCCGCAAAGTGCACCCACCGGAACCTTATAAGGGTAAGGGTATCCACTATAAAGGAGAGGTGGTGCGACGCAAGGCCGGTAAAAAAGTTGCAGGCGCAGGAACGGCGGCCTAG
- the rplR gene encoding 50S ribosomal protein L18, translated as MNKAQLKNLNRGLRQKRNRARVSGVSEKPRLSVFRSNKYTYAQLIDDVNGRTIASASTQELKKKGKKTELAQELGALIAEKAKKAGVTEAVFNRSFYKFHGRIKAVAEGARQGGLKI; from the coding sequence ATGAACAAAGCACAACTAAAAAATTTAAACAGGGGATTGAGGCAGAAACGTAACCGAGCGCGTGTTTCCGGCGTCTCCGAAAAGCCGAGGCTTTCCGTATTCCGGAGCAATAAATACACCTACGCTCAACTCATCGATGATGTTAACGGCCGCACAATCGCCTCTGCCTCCACTCAAGAGCTAAAAAAGAAAGGCAAAAAAACCGAACTCGCCCAAGAATTAGGGGCTTTGATTGCCGAAAAAGCAAAAAAGGCGGGGGTTACGGAGGCAGTTTTCAATCGCTCGTTCTATAAATTCCACGGCCGCATTAAAGCAGTCGCCGAAGGAGCTAGACAAGGAGGCCTCAAAATTTAA